The region AGTAATTTGTCCAAatgaacaagaaaagaacaccGAGTAAAATTCAAATCCTCCATCTTTGAGCATGGAGGAAATAGCATACATATATAGCTACCCCAATGCACGGATGGTGAGTCTAGAAAAGAAAGGTGAACTTTGGATAAATCTTTtgctaaatatatataaatatacatacagACAGACAAAGAATCAAGaatagaaacaacaaaaacagCCACAACCACCAAACCCTCCCCTCCACCCTTCTCTTTTATCCTTCAATTCCATGCATCCCTCCAACCTTTCCTTAACCACCTTCCTTCCTTCCTTttttccttcctcttcttctccttccctcTCAAACtaacaaaccaaaacaaagaaacaaaaagaactacAATATTCTCATATCAATAACTCAtctttcattcattcaatcatAATAACTACATTGGTCTCCAACAATGGACTCATCAGAGCTCCGGCGTGTCTTCCAAATGTTCGACCATAACGGTGACGGCTGCATTTCCAAAAAAGAGCTAAACCACTCCCTCTGCAAGCTCGGCATTGACATCCCCCGAGACCGACCTCGCTGCCATGATCGACAAGATTGACGTCAATGGCGACGGCTGTGTAGACCTTGATGAGTTCACCACATTGTACAAGAGCATCATGGATGATCATGAAGAGGGATGAAGAGGAGGACATGAGAGAGGCATTCAACGTGTTTGATCAAAATGGTGATGGTTTTATCACTGAGGAGGAGTTGAGGTCTGTTTTGGCATCACTTGGGTTGAAGCAAGGCAGGACTGTGGAGGATTGCAGGAGGATGATAAGGAAAGTGGATGTTGATGGAGATGGGATGGTGAATTTTAAGGAGTTTAAGCAGATGATGAGAGGTGGTGGTTTTTCTGCTTTgactaattgatgttttttttaaaaaaaaaaaaaaattcttttctatttctttcttaatttcatactttgttatgtatttatggattttttgtttctttctttgttaCTTTCTTGTGAAATTACTTGACAGGATTAAAGAATGAATAggattatttgtatatatatgtttgagaaAATTGGCTACATATATCTAGTAAAAATGGGTGATTGGGTGATtcctataatatatttttgtaaagaatatataaatatatatatatgttacaaaCGTTCATGGCAGAGCGGTATTGCCTGAGTGGGGGCTTGCACCACAATAAAAGAGTTtctgtctcatttttttataaaaaaaaaattaaagattgaaTGTTCTAATTCATGATTTgtctatattttgtttattatgatgGTGTAAATTGAGGATAGATGAAGTGAAGAGAATAAATGATAATTTTGCATTTTGAAATTATCTTTTAGATGAGGGATATAATCaatatgaatttataaaaaaaaatttaagtaattttttaaatatagggATAAAAACTCTTGTTGGATGGATGAAGTTGAcagattatattaaaaattaataaaaattgaatatttttacaattaaaaatattacattttgtacttaaaaaaaagtttgataacataactttatttttatattttcatttttctaagatatataattagtaTGAACAAATACATAAACCCcccaaaaaacaataataacaaggaAGAGAAGGTATAAAAGTGACTCTCAATATCCAAGTTTACAACAAAACCAAGCCTTGAATCATGagatttacataaaaaataattatttatttcaaaaacaatttataatatttatatttttttcattagaatcaatttaaaaaaaaatttgaataaaccACAAAAGAGCGATACCGTCAATCTAGTGGTCATAAAACCAACAATAAAACAAGACTAACCCATTAGAGCTGGAGACACGAAAATTACACCCAAAATTAAAATAGCTGGCCAGAACACCCTGATACACATGAACTACCACATACCCTGAGCAAAGTCACCCTCACCTGGAGCATCTCCACGGGTGGGAACATCCGCGATGCCCAGGAGCACCAAGCTAAGGCGGATGAGTATAAAGCTTCACGTGCTCCACAAACTTACATACTGCTTTGGGAAGAAGGGGCTTCAATTcatgtatataataaatataaaataaaaaaaagggaaaattcaCATTACTtcagtaatttttcaaaacttctaAAAACCCTTCCTACTTTTTACACTTTCAGACATGACCGTTAGTATTTAACTTCACTTTTACTTCCTCTCAGTTCAATGGGAGATTCGTATGTTGCAGAatccatttttggccttgaaaaatggtgggaaaaaagcGCCAAAATCAGCATCATATTCGACTTTTTCAAGGGTTTTCTGCTTGGTTTTCGATATacaatgcctagaagttgcattacatcttttTGTTtactcctcatttctcctcatttgagttgttcgagCTTGATTCTGCGGTTTTAAATGTCTGGTGAGAATCTGCATCGTTCTAT is a window of Dioscorea cayenensis subsp. rotundata cultivar TDr96_F1 chromosome 5, TDr96_F1_v2_PseudoChromosome.rev07_lg8_w22 25.fasta, whole genome shotgun sequence DNA encoding:
- the LOC120260820 gene encoding LOW QUALITY PROTEIN: calmodulin-like protein 3 (The sequence of the model RefSeq protein was modified relative to this genomic sequence to represent the inferred CDS: deleted 2 bases in 2 codons), which produces MDSSELRRVFQMFDHNGDGCISKKELNHSLCKLGIDIPETDLAAMIDKIDVNGDGCVDLDEFTTLYKSSWMIMKRDEEEDMREAFNVFDQNGDGFITEEELRSVLASLGLKQGRTVEDCRRMIRKVDVDGDGMVNFKEFKQMMRGGGFSALTN